AGCAATCTTGTTCATTACATTAGAACTAGAAACCAAGCAGTCTCACAAAATCTCCTCTACAGTCGAAGAGAGACACTCCGGGGATTGATACTTTGACATCCTATCAATCAATTCCGGATCATTAGCTGCTTCCCAAAGATCCCATAGAATCCTGTGGCGAGCTTCGATAATGTTACCATCATGCAACAACGACAACTCCAATCCAAGCGCATGACACTCAATGAACTTCACTGCATAGACGCCACAGTCGCATGCACTTTTATTCAGATTCCCAACGGGGACATAGGAAACAGTATATGCACCGACTGCGAAATCCTTCTGGTGTCTCATAGGCTGAACTGCCTTGACAATACGCGGAATAAGGTTTGCGAACCCATCCACCTCCTTGTACCTTTTCTTACCCGAGCAGTCGAACACTTCAATGCTCCTCGTCACGAAACTGATGCACAAGGCGATCCAATGATTCCCGTTCCCACTGACATGAACATGGACATACAGCCGATCCACATCTATATTCCATATCTCATGTGTCCTGCCATGTGGTGGAAGGACTCCTTTACCGAACTGCAGTAGCAAATTATGAAGCATGTAGCTCTTTCTACCCTGAGCTTCTAAATGACCATACTCTTTTTTAATCATATTGCTGAAGACGACAGTCATGAAGGCGACACGATGAGGTCTCCATCGTTTCAAAGATGTTCTCTCCCGGAATACGTACATTGCAGCGTCAATCTCCTgcatattttgaaaatcttaGCACACACAATGTATTTAATAGACACAAACGGAAGCTAATAGTCTCTAAGGTTTACCAAGCTATCAACCCACTCAGATTTATCCATAAGACGATTAgcaatctcaaaatctaaagtGGCA
The window above is part of the Brassica oleracea var. oleracea cultivar TO1000 unplaced genomic scaffold, BOL UnpScaffold03980, whole genome shotgun sequence genome. Proteins encoded here:
- the LOC106321930 gene encoding uncharacterized protein LOC106321930; translation: MDKSEWVDSLEIDAAMYVFRERTSLKRWRPHRVAFMTVVFSNMIKKEYGHLEAQGRKSYMLHNLLLQFGKGVLPPHGRTHEIWNIDVDRLYVHVHVSGNGNHWIALCISFVTRSIEVFDCSGKKRYKEVDGFANLIPRIVKAVQPMRHQKDFAVGAYTVSYVPVGNLNKSACDCGVYAVKFIECHALGLELSLLHDGNIIEARHRILWDLWEAANDPELIDRMSKYQSPECLSSTVEEIL